One Hermetia illucens chromosome 4, iHerIll2.2.curated.20191125, whole genome shotgun sequence DNA segment encodes these proteins:
- the LOC119654129 gene encoding acidic repeat-containing protein-like — MEKLLETRQKLTDATAENKVAANLEKLREARQKLEDDIVEKLEEAHQRLHDEIRQRLQVKTEENKEKLNVGKLQEALQKLRDDILENKVAPILEKLRETRQKLHDAIFGNKEVDTSDGSDAQPDSGVSTDDGQVEPDVPTDVDPEAPANDNNADDESPAPEESEPESPADSNEQPEPDAAADDTPKAPADDEESPAPDESEPESPVDSIESDGTDAADASEDSDASNDEQPDSDASTDDGQLEPEVPADDNTADEESPAPGESEPESPVDSDNSDASDDDAQPEPDVPTDDEPEAPADDNSVNEESPAPGESVPESPADSKDTDASDASDDPQADSDAPIDNSQQVPDAPVNDEPENEASPVPSESEPSDEQSDSDVSTDDGEPDADGPAEETPKVSDSPADGNDAQEASPAPGESEPESPAGEAGPSEETGNKPDKPAHRGPRRGGRRWGRRASRRWGRRGGRRWSPRLIRSWHSRSGRSHKSVKPSIKNLALKVLKARQATLDRAINKLERQN, encoded by the exons atggaaaaattattagagACGCGCCAAAAACTGACCGATGCTACTGCCGAAAATAAAGTAGCCGCGAATCTGGAGAAATTGCGAGAGGCACGCCAAAAACTTGAAGATgacatcgtggaaaaattggaagAGGCGCATCAAAGACTTCACGATG agatacGCCAAAGATTGCAAGTTAAAACCgaggaaaataaagaaaaactgaACGTAGGAAAATTGCAAGAAGCGCTTCAAAAACTTCGCGATGATATCTTGGAAAATAAAGTGgcaccgatcttggaaaaattaCGTGAGACGCGTCAAAAACTACATGATGCAATCTTCGGAAATAAAGAAGTTGATACCTCTGATGGCTCCGATGCACAACCTGACTCTGGTGTATCTACCGACGATGGACAAGTCGAACCTGATGTCCCTACCGACGTCGATCCTGAAGCGCCTGCTAATGACAACAACGCCGATGATGAATCACCAGCACCAGAAGAATCTGAACCCGAATCTCCGGCAGATTCGAACGA ACAACCGGAACCTGATGCCGCTGCTGACGATACACCTAAAGCACCTGCGGACGACGAAGAATCACCAGCACCTGACGAATCTGAACCCGAATCCCCAGTAGATTCTATCGAGTCTGACGGTACTGATGCAGCCGATGCCTCCGAGGATTCCGACGCCTCTAACGATGAACAACCTGACTCTGATGCATCTACTGACGACGGGCAACTGGAACCTGAAGTACCCGCTGATGACAATACCGCCGACGAAGAATCACCAGCACCAGGCGAATCTGAACCTGAATCTCCAGTAGATTCTGACAATTCAGACGCCTCCGATGACGATGCACAACCGGAGCCTGACGTTCCTACTGACGACGAGCCTGAAGCACCTGCCGATGACAATAGCGTTAACGAAGAATCACCAGCACCAGGCGAATCTGTGCCCGAATCTCCAGCAGATTCTAAAGATACTGATGCCTCCGATGCCTCTGACGACCCACAAGCTGATTCTGATGCACCTATTGACAATTCACAACAAGTGCCTGATGCCCCTGTTAACGACGAGCCAGAAAACGAAGCATCGCCAGTACCAAGTGAATCTGAACCTTCCGATGAACAATCCGACTCCGATGTATCCACTGACGATGGAGAACCGGACGCTGATGGCCCTGCTGAAGAAACACCTAAAGTTTCTGACTCACCTGCCGATGGCAACGACGCTCAGGAAGCATCACCAGCACCAGGCGAATCTGAACCTGAATCCCCAGCTGGTGAAGCTGGTCCATCTGAAGAAACTGGAAATAAACCTGATAAACCAGCTCATCGTGGACCTCGCCGCGGAGGACGCCGTTGGGGTAGACGAGCAAGTCGTCGTTGGGGTAGACGAGGAGGCCGCCGTTGGAGCCCGCGATTAATTCGTTCTTGGCATTCACGTTCAGGGCGCAGTCACAAATCAGTGAAACCAAGCATCAAGAATCTAGCCTTGAAAGTTCTTAAAGCAAGGCAAGCAACATTGGATCGTGCCATAAATAAGCTTGAACGTCAAAATTAA
- the LOC119654858 gene encoding uncharacterized protein LOC119654858: MKPLYVLFGVLLLTTFTVAKLDIRNRFGITPIVEKLQEAHDRLHDNIFGEKVVDSPAASETADNSDGADTPDGSEDAQPESEVSTDDEQSESDAPNDEAPETPAGDNEEPEPQVDIPHQSGILEKLRESKNNLAENVEKLQEAGQKL; the protein is encoded by the coding sequence ATGAAGCCGCTTTATGTACTTTTTGGAGTCCTACTCCTTACTACTTTCACGGTTGCGAAGCTGGACATCCGCAATCGATTTGgtattacaccgatcgtggaaaaactccaAGAGGCGCATGATCGATTGCATGATAACATCTTCGGGGAAAAAGTTGTGGATTCTCCAGCTGCCAGTGAAACAGCGGACAACTCTGACGGGGCTGACACCCCCGATGGCTCTGAAGATGCACAACCCGAGTCTGAGGTATCCACTGACGATGAGCAATCAGAGTCTGATGCCCCCAATGACGAAGCACCTGAAACACCTGCCGGTGACAACGAAGAACCTGAGCCTCAGGTCGACATCCCTCATCAATCTGggatcttggaaaaattgcgggagtccaaaaaTAATTTAGCGGaaaacgtggaaaaattgcaggaaGCGGGCCAAAAACTTTAG